In one Diabrotica virgifera virgifera chromosome 5, PGI_DIABVI_V3a genomic region, the following are encoded:
- the LOC126884614 gene encoding facilitated trehalose transporter Tret1-2 homolog isoform X4 has protein sequence MVTSIPSSFFLYAASSAANIASFICGIAFGWTSPEIPQLKNVTTTPLDSIITASEEGWIGAFLPLAAAVGPIGAGILADSIGRKWTILVGNVPFLLAFILNVVANSVYFFYISRFLCGLGVGIIFTVLPMYIGEISDDGSRGVLGSLMQLFCVVGLLFSYALGPFLSIKIFNAILIIPPTMFIILFSVFIPDSPYFLLQKRRMSDAVQALMKFRGRELSFAKKEAEAINSQLEDDLKSKGTFQLIFKSQGLRKGLTISLTLIGAQQLSGITVVLFYAQSIFADAGVPIAPEVCTIIVGIVQVLASAVTPLLVDRCGKRLLLMISGLGMAIAHSILAFFFYLKNVQDADLSNLGWLPILSIVVFIITYCLGFGPLPWAVMGEIFPGNVKSIASSATASFCWILGFFLTNYFGAVTKMMGQSASFGVFGICCVMAAAYVFKFVPETTGKSVSEIQCLLDGSIKKSLELIYSKVESV, from the coding sequence CAAATATAGCATCATTTATTTGTGGAATCGCCTTTGGATGGACTTCGCCAGAAATTCCACAACTGAAAAATGTAACCACAACGCCACTGGATAGTATCATAACAGCTTCGGAAGAAGGATGGATTGGTGCATTTTTACCATTAGCGGCTGCAGTTGGACCAATTGGTGCAGGCATTCTAGCTGATTCAATTGGTAGAAAGTGGACTATTCTGGTTGGAAACGTACCTTTTCTTCTAGCATTTATTCTAAACGTTGTTGCTAATTCCGTATATTTCTTTTACATTTCGAGATTTTTATGTGGTTTGGGAGTCGGTATTATCTTTACAGTACTTCCTATGTACATTGGAGAAATATCTGATGATGGATCTAGAGGAGTATTAGGTTCTTTGATGCAACTTTTTTGTGTAGTAGGATTATTATTTTCCTATGCACTTGGACCATTTCTGTCCATTAAAATATTCAACGCTATACTTATAATTCCTCCAACCATGTTTATCATTTTATTCTCAGTGTTTATACCAGATAGCCCCTACTTTCTACTGCAAAAGAGAAGAATGTCTGATGCTGTACAGGCTCTTATGAAATTTAGAGGTCGGGAACTATCATTTGCCAAAAAAGAAGCTGAAGCAATTAACTCACAACTAGAAGACGATTTGAAAAGTAAAGGCACTTTTCAACTAATCTTCAAATCACAAGGACTTAGAAAGGGTTTGACCATATCTTTAACTTTAATTGGAGCACAACAATTATCTGGAATTACAGTTGTACTTTTCTACGCACAAAGTATCTTCGCTGACGCTGGAGTTCCCATAGCACCTGAAGTGTGTACCATTATAGTGGGTATCGTTCAGGTACTCGCAAGTGCTGTCACCCCTCTTCTTGTAGATAGATGCGGAAAACGACTTCTACTCATGATCTCAGGATTAGGAATGGCTATAGCACATAGTATCCTagctttctttttttatttgaaaaatgttCAAGACGCTGATCTATCCAATTTAGGTTGGCTACCAATTTTGAGCATCGTAGTATTTATTATAACATACTGTTTGGGTTTTGGACCCTTACCTTGGGCAGTCATGGGAGAGATCTTTCCAGGAAACGTAAAATCCATAGCATCTTCGGCTACAGCATCATTTTGTTGGATACTTGGATTTTTCTTAACCAACTATTTTGGAGCGGTGACTAAGATGATGGGACAATCTGCATCTTTTGGAGTCTTTGGCATTTGCTGTGTGATGGCTGCTGCCTACGTTTTCAAGTTTGTACCTGAAACAACAGGAAAGAGTGTTAGTGAAATACAGTGCCTTCTAGATGGAagtattaaaaaaagtttagagTTAATATACAGTAAAGTtgaaagtgtttaa
- the LOC126884614 gene encoding facilitated trehalose transporter Tret1-2 homolog isoform X2, with protein MVISIPSSFFLYAAASAANIASFICGIAFGWTSPEIPQLKNVTTTPLDSIITASEEGWIGAFLPLAAAVGPIGAGILADSIGRKWTILVGNVPFLLAFILNVVANSVYFFYISRFLCGLGVGIIFTVLPMYIGEISDDGSRGVLGSLMQLFCVVGLLFSYALGPFLSIKIFNAILIIPPTMFIILFSVFIPDSPYFLLQKRRMSDAVQALMKFRGRELSFAKKEAEAINSQLEDDLKSKGTFQLIFKSQGLRKGLTISLTLIGAQQLSGITVVLFYAQSIFADAGVPIAPEVCTIIVGIVQVLASAVTPLLVDRCGKRLLLMISGLGMAIAHSILAFFFYLKNVQDADLSNLGWLPILSIVVFIITYCLGFGPLPWAVMGEIFPGNVKSIASSATASFCWILGFFLTNYFGAVTKMMGQSASFGVFGICCVMAAAYVFKFVPETTGKSVSEIQCLLDGSIKKSLELIYSKVESV; from the coding sequence CAAATATAGCATCATTTATTTGTGGAATCGCCTTTGGATGGACTTCGCCAGAAATTCCACAACTGAAAAATGTAACCACAACGCCACTGGATAGTATCATAACAGCTTCGGAAGAAGGATGGATTGGTGCATTTTTACCATTAGCGGCTGCAGTTGGACCAATTGGTGCAGGCATTCTAGCTGATTCAATTGGTAGAAAGTGGACTATTCTGGTTGGAAACGTACCTTTTCTTCTAGCATTTATTCTAAACGTTGTTGCTAATTCCGTATATTTCTTTTACATTTCGAGATTTTTATGTGGTTTGGGAGTCGGTATTATCTTTACAGTACTTCCTATGTACATTGGAGAAATATCTGATGATGGATCTAGAGGAGTATTAGGTTCTTTGATGCAACTTTTTTGTGTAGTAGGATTATTATTTTCCTATGCACTTGGACCATTTCTGTCCATTAAAATATTCAACGCTATACTTATAATTCCTCCAACCATGTTTATCATTTTATTCTCAGTGTTTATACCAGATAGCCCCTACTTTCTACTGCAAAAGAGAAGAATGTCTGATGCTGTACAGGCTCTTATGAAATTTAGAGGTCGGGAACTATCATTTGCCAAAAAAGAAGCTGAAGCAATTAACTCACAACTAGAAGACGATTTGAAAAGTAAAGGCACTTTTCAACTAATCTTCAAATCACAAGGACTTAGAAAGGGTTTGACCATATCTTTAACTTTAATTGGAGCACAACAATTATCTGGAATTACAGTTGTACTTTTCTACGCACAAAGTATCTTCGCTGACGCTGGAGTTCCCATAGCACCTGAAGTGTGTACCATTATAGTGGGTATCGTTCAGGTACTCGCAAGTGCTGTCACCCCTCTTCTTGTAGATAGATGCGGAAAACGACTTCTACTCATGATCTCAGGATTAGGAATGGCTATAGCACATAGTATCCTagctttctttttttatttgaaaaatgttCAAGACGCTGATCTATCCAATTTAGGTTGGCTACCAATTTTGAGCATCGTAGTATTTATTATAACATACTGTTTGGGTTTTGGACCCTTACCTTGGGCAGTCATGGGAGAGATCTTTCCAGGAAACGTAAAATCCATAGCATCTTCGGCTACAGCATCATTTTGTTGGATACTTGGATTTTTCTTAACCAACTATTTTGGAGCGGTGACTAAGATGATGGGACAATCTGCATCTTTTGGAGTCTTTGGCATTTGCTGTGTGATGGCTGCTGCCTACGTTTTCAAGTTTGTACCTGAAACAACAGGAAAGAGTGTTAGTGAAATACAGTGCCTTCTAGATGGAagtattaaaaaaagtttagagTTAATATACAGTAAAGTtgaaagtgtttaa